The following are encoded together in the bacterium genome:
- a CDS encoding ferritin-like domain-containing protein, producing MTALGDTNQLERLDRELETILTSFDTNYAWRYGNVKDGLRDLYEKAKRDQWNGTTQLRWDTPVDPSVDILPRQINPLNGYAPYERLTEKEKARLQHASVALQLSQFLHGEQGALIVASQLVGAVPWMDAKYYAGTQTMDEARHVEVFGRYLTEKLEWQWPVNESLKELLDACITDSRWDFKYLGMQIIIEGLAMAAFGNLYHLTSEPLLKELIHYVMRDESRHVAFGVLSLRDYYADMPENERREREDFVIYACELMRNRLVGDQIANAMGWNREEVKQQVLASPPALAFRSMLFARVVPNLKRLGMLTPRVRTSFAELGILQFEDADPEEQDRALGLA from the coding sequence ATGACGGCGCTCGGGGACACCAATCAGCTGGAGCGGCTCGACCGGGAGCTGGAGACGATCCTCACGTCCTTCGACACGAACTACGCGTGGCGATACGGCAACGTGAAGGACGGGCTGCGCGACCTCTACGAGAAGGCGAAGCGCGACCAGTGGAACGGCACCACCCAGCTCAGGTGGGACACGCCGGTCGACCCCAGCGTCGACATCCTCCCCCGCCAGATCAACCCGCTGAACGGCTATGCGCCGTACGAGCGCCTCACCGAGAAGGAGAAGGCGCGCCTCCAGCACGCCTCGGTGGCGCTGCAGCTGTCCCAGTTCCTGCACGGCGAGCAGGGCGCGCTGATCGTCGCGTCGCAGCTCGTCGGCGCGGTGCCGTGGATGGACGCGAAGTACTATGCCGGCACGCAGACGATGGACGAGGCGCGCCACGTCGAGGTCTTCGGCCGCTACCTCACCGAGAAGCTCGAGTGGCAGTGGCCGGTGAACGAGAGCCTGAAGGAGCTGCTCGACGCCTGCATCACCGACAGCCGCTGGGACTTCAAGTACCTCGGGATGCAGATCATCATCGAGGGCCTGGCGATGGCGGCGTTCGGCAACCTCTACCACCTGACCTCCGAGCCGCTCCTCAAGGAGCTGATCCACTACGTGATGCGCGACGAGTCGCGCCACGTCGCCTTCGGCGTCCTCTCGCTGCGCGACTACTACGCCGACATGCCGGAGAACGAGCGCCGCGAGCGCGAGGACTTCGTCATCTACGCCTGCGAGCTGATGCGCAATCGCCTGGTCGGCGACCAGATCGCGAACGCGATGGGCTGGAACCGCGAGGAGGTGAAGCAGCAGGTGCTGGCGTCGCCGCCGGCGCTCGCCTTCCGCTCGATGCTGTTCGCGCGCGTGGTGCCGAACCTGAAGCGGCTCGGCATGCTCACGCCGCGCGTGCGGACGTCGTTCGCGGAGCTCGGCATCCTGCAGTTCGAGGACGCGGATCCGGAGGAGCAGGACCGCGCGCTGGGGCTCGCTTAG
- a CDS encoding acyl-CoA dehydrogenase family protein, with amino-acid sequence MSADIYGTPEHEAFRKTVRRFVQEQLVPRAREFDERGRIDKALFGTMGELGMLGLRYDPKWGGSGLDWSYTTVMFEEVGRCDNAGVAMGITVQTDMATPSLHQFGTDELRRKYLVPAIKGEMVAAIAVTEPDAGSDVAGIKTRAVRDGDHWVINGSKIYITNAATADWMCLLAVNDPDAGYGGFSQIVVPTDTKGISYRLLDKIGNWGSDTGQFFFEDVRVPVSNTIGDIGRGFQQQMMQFQDERLVACVSSLAGSEQLWDETKAWCDQRVLFNKPLSKMQVTQFKFVEMLAQIASAKALTHECVRKRVRGEDATKEISLAKLVCGRTVRAVADQCIQLHGGFGYMKESAAGRAFVDTRLISIGGGADEVMMQYVAKMVGF; translated from the coding sequence CATCGACAAGGCGCTCTTCGGAACGATGGGCGAGCTCGGAATGCTCGGGCTGCGCTACGATCCGAAGTGGGGCGGCTCCGGGCTCGACTGGAGCTACACGACGGTGATGTTCGAGGAGGTCGGGCGTTGCGACAACGCCGGCGTCGCCATGGGCATCACGGTGCAGACCGACATGGCCACGCCCTCGCTGCATCAGTTCGGCACGGACGAGCTGCGCCGGAAGTACCTCGTGCCCGCGATCAAGGGCGAGATGGTGGCGGCGATCGCCGTCACCGAGCCCGACGCCGGCTCCGACGTCGCCGGCATCAAGACCCGCGCCGTGCGCGACGGCGACCACTGGGTCATCAACGGCAGCAAGATCTACATCACCAACGCCGCGACCGCGGACTGGATGTGTCTGCTGGCGGTGAACGATCCCGACGCCGGCTACGGCGGCTTCTCGCAGATCGTCGTGCCGACCGACACCAAGGGCATCAGCTACCGGCTGCTCGACAAGATCGGCAACTGGGGCTCGGACACCGGCCAGTTCTTCTTCGAGGACGTGCGCGTCCCCGTCTCGAACACGATCGGCGACATCGGCCGCGGCTTCCAGCAGCAGATGATGCAGTTCCAGGACGAGCGCCTCGTCGCCTGCGTCAGCAGCCTCGCCGGCTCCGAGCAGCTCTGGGACGAGACCAAGGCGTGGTGCGATCAGCGGGTACTGTTCAACAAGCCGCTCTCGAAGATGCAGGTGACGCAGTTCAAGTTCGTCGAGATGCTGGCGCAGATCGCCTCGGCGAAGGCGCTCACGCACGAGTGCGTGCGCAAGCGCGTCCGCGGCGAGGACGCCACCAAGGAGATCTCGCTCGCGAAGCTCGTCTGCGGCCGCACCGTGCGCGCCGTCGCCGATCAGTGCATCCAGCTGCACGGCGGCTTCGGCTACATGAAGGAGAGCGCCGCCGGGCGCGCCTTCGTCGACACCCGCCTCATCTCCATCGGCGGCGGGGCGGACGAGGTGATGATGCAGTACGTGGCGAAGATGGTGGGGTTCTAA